CCGGATCACCTGCCCGTTACGTTCCACCACAACGGTTTTGGTGGCATCGTCGGCATTGAAGAACGTGGCCTCGCCGACGGTGAAGGCGGAATGCAGGTCGCCGTCCACGACCACCCCCTCACCGAGACTCTTGCCGTAACCGTCCACATCGATGGTCACCCGTGTGCCCGGCGCCCAGTAATGCTCGGGCCGCCACCGCACCTCACGATTGTTGATCCAGTAGAAGGCCCCCTCCACCGGCGGCGTGGTGCTGATCTTCACCAGATCCTGCGCGGCCTTGCGATCCGGGACGTTCTCGTCGAACCGCAGCGCCACCGGCTGCCCCACCCCCACCACCTCCTCGTCACTGGGATCGAGGTACGGATGGGTCTTCACCCGCGGGGTGAGCGTGGCGAAATTCATATTCGCCGTGGCCTTACCCCCCAATCCCACCGCCTCGGCCTGCAACCGATAAGCGGTCGAGAAATCCAGGGGCGCAGTGATCTCCCAGCTGTGCCCGTCGGGCGTCAACTGCCCCGGCACCGCGGTCCCGTCCGCCGAGGTCAGACTGACCGACAGCAGCGTCCCGTCCTCCACCTGCACCTTGACCGGAACTCCCGGCGAAACCTCCAGGTCCCCGTCCCGAATGGCCACGGCGACCTTGGGTCTTATCTGTTCCAACGCGGAATGCACCTGCCCCGCCGGCGACGCGTCGTGCAGTCGGCCACACCCGACCGCAACCAGCCCCACCAGCGACACCGCGGTCAGCGACCCCACCACTCGCACCGACCGCCTACCTCCACAAATGCTCATATCAGCCCCGTTTCCATGTCTGATGTGCGACTCGGACCACTCCGGTCGCAGCTCGGGTCAGGGATCGGACGAGAGCACGCGCGCTGCGCTGATTTTGCCAGCCGATCAGCACGAAGAGGACAATCAGCCCGAACTGGGCCCACAACCGTTACTTCACACCCCCACACCCCCGCTGAGCAGGCGATTTCACGTTCGGCGCGAGAGCCTGTTATCGTTTCTTCCGCACCGGAAACGGTGCCGACACCAAGCGCCATTAGCTCAATTGGCAGAGCAGCTGACTCTTAATCAGCGGGTTCGGGGTTCGAGTCCCTGATGGCGCACTTAAATACCAGGTCAGGCTGGGTGTTGCAAATCGCGAAGTCCCAATTTCGGGCCAAATCCCAAAGATATTCCAAGAATTCGCGGCGACAGCTGCCCGATCACTCGGTTCTACCCAGGTCCTTCTTCAGAGCCGTCGACGAGTCCGGGGCGTGTTCCTCCGACGCGATGTAGTGGCTCGGTGACACCTCCCGTGAGTGACCCAGTCGCTCGGCCGCAGTCTTCGCATCCGACGCCTCGGCGATCAGAGTCACGACAGCAAAGCGACTCTGCGAAACCGGGGAAGACCAGAGTCTCCGGACATCCCGAGTGCGGTTTACGCGCCGACACCAACGCCCTGATCTTCAGCCCCGTCGCGATGCGATACGAGCCAAGGCTGTGGTTACTGCTGAGAACCGGATCCGTTCTTGCTCCAAGCGGACGTTGTCGCCGAACGTCTGCTCCACCAGGTCACGATACAATGCTCCTTCGACGCTGTTGAGGTTGGCGAATGCTCCGAAGGCTGGGGAAGGCTCACGTACCCAGCGGGATTCGTGGGAGAGCAGGGTCTGTCGGTCCATGAGTATCGATTCCAGGTGTGGAAACGGTTCGCGCAACTGGTTCAATATCGCGAAACCGTGCGTGTCGATGTCGCCCCAGTAATACAGGTGACGATCCGCGAGCCAGGAGAGTCCGGCGAGTCGGCTGACAGCATAGCCTTCACCGAACACTGCGAGGGTGTCCGGCAGTTGCGGAAGCGCCAGGTAGGTAGTCTCGTTTTCGACAACCAGGATGTTCGCAGCCCGCGGCGGGTTCGCGGCCAACTCGTCGGTGCGCACGGTCAGTTCACTGAAGCCCGCACCGATGTGGCATGGATCGAGTCGACGGAAACGGGAATAGCGGGGCTTGCGACGGAACCGGTATCGGCCAACGAAGTCCGACGGCGGGAAGGCGCTGTCGATACGTTCCGCCGGGAGGACGAGATCGAGCAGGCGGGCGAGTATCCGCTGATGCTGTTCCACAAATTTGGTGTCGACACCAGGCAGGTCCAGGTAACGCAGGTAGTCGCCAGGCTCAGCCTCGTCAGCGATCCAGTGCACTGTACTGAGCAGCAGCGGCCACTCCGCGATGCGGGTGAGGACGTCGTGGGGGTGCGACTGCATCCAGCCGACGAGTTCTGGTGCGACCGAATGTGTTCGGTCGAGCACGGCCGTGAAGGCTCGCACCTGCTCGGTGACGCCGAGCAGTGACCACAGCTGGTCCCAGGAGTCGACCCACGCTCGCTTGGGGATCTCGTTGGCACCAACCAGACGGCCACCGACCGACGCGAATTCGATCCGCAGTGACTTGTCCGGGTTGGACCAGCGCTGCGTCCACTCCTGCGCCGCGGCGAAGTTCGCGCCCAGATCCCGCGCGGCGGGCGCACGCAGTGGCACTCCGAGCGGGAGCAGGTCGTCGCCACGGGAATACGCACCGAGCAGTGCGCCGGATTCCCACCGCCGTCGCAGCCTCGCGACGACCTCCGAGCGAGTGGTCCACTCGGGCATCAGGTAGCCTCCGATATCGCTGATTCGGCCGCCAGATGGGCCAGCCGTCGCTGCCGGTACTCCTGGATGGTGAGGGTCTGAATCCGGGAATAGCCGCCGGACTTGTTGTCCACGAAACCAACCGCGGCGACGAACGGTTCGATGACATGGATCTTTTGCAACGGGGTCACGATCAGCAACTGCAGGCCGAGTCGGCCGAAGAGGTCGAGTCCGTAGCGGGTGGATTCGTCGGAGCCGCGGCCGAACGCCTCGTCGATGACGACGAAACGAAAGGTCCGCATGCTATCGGGACTGTCCAGCTTGAACTGGTAGGCCAGTGACGCAGCCAGGATCGTGTAGGCCAGCTTCTCCTTTTGACCACCGGACTTGCCATCGGAATCGGTGTAGTTCTCGTGCTCGCTGTCGTCCTCGCGGTTGCGTTCGGAGGCGGCGAATACGAACCAGTTCCGTACGTCGGTAACCCTTCGGGTCCAGGCCCGGTCGATATCGGTGTAGCCCTCGCGTCCACGGAATCGTTCGATCAACGCCTTGACCTGCAGGAACTTCTGCTCGGAATACTGGTCGTCGTCAGTGTTCAACGCGCCCGACGTGCACACGCGCAACTGAGTCTTGAAGTCGCGGACATCGAGGTTGTTGGTCTGCTGCGCCTCAAGACGGATGTAGCGGCCCGGGTTGTAGTCGATGTCGCGCAGCGAGCCGTTGATGATCGCGACCCGGTCCTTGATCTGGCTGGTCTGCTTCTCCAGCTGCGCGTGAAAACCGGCGATATCGCGAATCGTGTTGGTGTTCAGGTAGGTCTTGAAACGTTCCTCGAAGCGGGGCAGATCGTCACCGGCCAGGCGCTGATGCAATTCACGATAGCCGGCCGCTGAATCGATGGTGTTGTCGAGCTCCGTAGTCTCGAGCGGGTAGGCGTTGCGGAAGGTCGCCATCTTGGTGACCGCGCGGTTGGTTGCCGCCCGTTGCTCCTTGACGTGGGTCTCTGCGCGCTGGGCGAAGTCGGCAAGCAACCGGGTGTGGGCGGCGTCGCAGGCAGCAACGGTATCGAGCGGGAGGAGTTTGGTGGCGATGTCCAGTTCGCCGAAGACGAGACGGTGCTCGGCGCAGACAGGTTCCTCGAGCAGCGCCTCGATCGCGGAGAGCAGGTTCCGAGCGTCGGCGATCTCCTTATCAGTCACCGCGATCTGCCCGGTCAACCGGGCGGCCGTCTCGTCGGCGGCCGACAACTGTTTGCCGATCTCGATCAGCTGCTGGGAGATTCGGCGCAACTCCACCGACGACCTTTCCAACTCGGCGCGTTCGGCTTCCAGATCGGCGATCCGGCGTGCCGTTGCCTGCCAGTCGATCTCGGAGAACTCACGGAACAGGTCGATTTTTCCGAGTGCGGTCGCTGTGGCTTCGAGCTGAGACAGTTCCGTTTTCGATGCGGCCTGGGCTTTCGCGAGGCGTTGCCGCTCGCGTTCGAGGTCGGCGGCAGCGGCGAGCAGCGCGTCGATCTTGCCTTGATTGCTCCAGCCGAGCACGTAGTTGCGGCGGTCGCCGATCCGGAACCGGTCATCTTTCTCGTGGCGGCCACGGCCGCCTTTGATCTGGCCCGATTTGGTGATGGCCAGATGCGCGCGCCGGAACTCGGTCATGGTGTCGACACAGGAATAGTTGGCACGGTGCCTTAGCTCGCGATCGAGCCAGTCCTCGAACGGTGACTCCTTGATCTCCAGCTTCGTGAACAGCGCCTCGTCCTCGAGTGGGCCGGAGCGGTCGACGGGATTACCAGCGGCGATCTTGAAGTACACCACGCGGCCGCCGAGATGGTTGGTGTCGATCCAGTCCGACACCGCCGCATAGTGTTCGATAGAAACCAGCAGTGAGAGACCGAAGCCGTGCAGAAGGCGTTCAGCGGCGCCCTCCCATTCGCTGTGTTGAGTTCCGACCTGAATAAGCTCACCGGCATACGGCAACTCGGTTTCGGCGATACCGATCTCCTCGCACATCCGGTGCCGGAGTTCGAGCTGACGGGCCGGGATGTTGCTGGGACGTTCTCGCAGGCTGCGCAGCTCGGCGTTGACCTCCGACGACTCGTTGTCGACACCACGCAATTGGAATCCGATCTCCGACAGGCTGTTGTGGCAGTCGGCCTTCTTCGATTCGACTGTGGTGATCCGCTGACCCACCTCACGATGTCGCACCGCGAATTGCACCGCGTCAGAGACCGGTTCGAGCGCGGCGTCGGTGAGCAACCCGGCCAGCAGGCCGGCACGCTCGCGCTGTGTATCACGCTGCTCGTCGAAACGCTTAACCTCTCGGCCGATCTCGGCCAGCCGATTGCCGCCCAGTCCGGCCTGGTTGAGCTCGAGCCGCTTCTGGTCGGCTCGCAGCTCGTCGACTCGTTCCTTGGCAAGTTTCTGCTGGGATGTGAGGTCATCCAACTCGCGGCCGAGCACGTCCAGCATCGTGTCGAGCACCGCCTGTTTCCTGGCCGCCAGGTAGTACGGAAGGGCATCGCGCCGAGTGTGCAACTCCGCGATCGCCGCCGTCCTCTTGTCATACTCAGCGCAATCGGCGAGCAACGGATTCAACTGCGTCAGCTGTTCGCGCGCCCGCACCACCGCATCATGCGCCGCCGTCAGATCCTCGAAATGGGCGACCAAATCATCGATGGTCTTCGCTGCGTCGAACGGTTCGAGCATGTGGTGGCGCACGAACTCGTTCAGGTTGGCGACCGACTTCATCGAGATGGTCTGATGGAACAACTCCATCGCCTGCTCGGACTCGATACCCAGCAGCCGCCGGAAACACTTTCCGTAGGGAGGGAATCCGTCCTGCACGTCGGCCCCTGCCTTACGCAGACGACGTTTGAGGACAGCAACGTCAGTACCGAAATCCGCGAAATCACCCGTGATGCTCAGAGCCCGGCCGGCGGTGACGTAGAACCGATCCGGCTGCCCGGCCCGGCCCTGATCCTTGAACCAGAAAAACTGGGCAAGAGTAACTTTCGCTTCGGTCACCGGATCAGTGAAGACGGCCAGCAGCACCGAGAAGCTGCCCACCTTGCGCAGCGGCACCGGCTTGCTGGTGCCGGCCACCTCATCGCGTTCGGACTTGTAGTACCCGAGGACGTACGAGCGCAGATCGCGCTCGCGGGTGTCGGCGCCGGCCGCCTTGTTGTACGAGATGCGTTGCGCGGGAAGCAGCAACGTGGTGATGGCGTCGACGATCGTGGACTTTCCGGAGCCGATGTCACCGGTGAGCAGACCATTGCGGCAGCCCTGTTCGAACGACCACACTCGGTCGGTGAACGTACCCCAGTTGTAGACCTCGAGGCGGTCCAGACGGAAGCCGGCCTCCACATTCATTGCTGCTCCGTCCCTGCCAGGCTCGCCGCGTACTCGGCGAGGCGTTCCGCGAACTCCGACAGCCACTGGCCATCGACAAATGCCTTGAGAATGCGCCGGATCTCGAAACTCTGCTGATCCTTGAGCCGGCGCAAGAATCCCAGCTCGACCACCTTGTTGATGTGGGTGTCGATCTGCTCGACCAGCCGAGCCTCGTTACTGGACTCAGGCTGGAAGGTTCGGACGAGGTCGACGATCTGATCGCGAGTGAGCACGACCTTCACGTCCCCGTCACGGGCGTCGTGTTCGGCGAGCTTCTTGCGCAGCAGAGCCAGCAATAGGCTCACGTGGAACGACAGCGCTCGCCGTGGCACCAGCCGGGGGATCGCCGGTGCGTCCTCGGCGTCCAGTTCGGGATTCGACCGCAGGAACGCATAGCCCTCCGCCTCGTCCAGCACGACAGTGAGACCGATGACGCGGACGTAGTCGCGGACCTGTGCCTGCAGCGCCAGCAGCTGTTTCCACTGTTTGGCGTGGATGTCGCGGTAGAGGACGTCCCTCATCAGCTGGGTAACGACCAAGGACAAGTCCGGCTCTGCAGGTACGGTCACCGCCCAGCCTCTTCATCGGAGTTGTTGCGGACAAACAGTATTCGAGGAACCTCCGCGCGACGTTCCGCACCGTCCGGATCGCTCCAGCTCACGTGCTCACGTCGGCTCTCGTCATAGACGATGGCGAACATCGGATCCTCGAGTGACAAGTAAGTGACCAACTCGGCCACCCCCTGCCGGATCGGACGTTCGCGAACCAGCTCCGCCAAGCCGATCTGCGGACGCCGACGCAGCGCAGCCAGCACAGCCGCATACAGCGGTTCGGTGTCGACATAGACCTGCTCGAACAGCCGGGCCGCATCCACCTGCTCGTCGGCCGCGGCGATTCCCGCGCTCTGCAGCGGTTCGCGCTTGCTGACCCGATACAGCGGCCGTTCCATCGGCAGTGCCACTTCCGGTGCCGTGGCGTCAAGTTCAGTGGTCACCGCCGGATCTCGGATCTCACGTAGCTCCATCGCCTGCGCCTCGATACTGCGCAGGATATCCATGACCCGGCGATTCTCCAGCCAGACCTGGTCGTCGAGGAATCGGCGCAACTGTTCGGACAGTAACCGCACGGTGGCCTGGGTACGGCCACCGGCGTCGAGCCAGTCGTGGTGGATGTGGCGCATCCGCGGATCCGGGTCGCTGATCGCCTGCAGCTCCTGTACTCGCTCCAACAACTCGGCGAGTTCGCGTTGCCGTTCGTGCGAGAGCAGGAAGTCGTAGAACGCCTGGAAGCTGCGCCCCTGATCGGACTCGGCGATCGAGTCGCGGCTGCCGAGCATGTCATCGAGCAACTCGCCCTTCGCGCCCGACCAGGTGGCGATCCGGGCCCTCAGGTCCCGATCCAAACGCCGGAAGTTACTCTCCACCTGCCGGAAGTCGGCCAGCAACTCGCGCGCGGTGGCAGTGAACTGCTGATAGCGGTCACGCAGGGCCACCTCATCGAGCAGCGCGAGCCGGCCCTGTTCGGCCGCGGCGATCTCCGCATCGAGGAGATCGCGACGGCGGCGCAAATCGGCGATGCGGGCCAGTGGATCCGTCTCGGCACCGAACACCATCTGCCGCAACAACTCGAAGACCGTGTTCAGCCGCGACTCTGTACCGACAAAGGCCAGCTCCTCCAGCGACTTCACCCAGGCCAGCGCCTTCTCCACCGCCGGCGTGGCATCGAAATGC
This DNA window, taken from Nocardia sp. BMG111209, encodes the following:
- a CDS encoding Wadjet anti-phage system protein JetD domain-containing protein, producing MPEWTTRSEVVARLRRRWESGALLGAYSRGDDLLPLGVPLRAPAARDLGANFAAAQEWTQRWSNPDKSLRIEFASVGGRLVGANEIPKRAWVDSWDQLWSLLGVTEQVRAFTAVLDRTHSVAPELVGWMQSHPHDVLTRIAEWPLLLSTVHWIADEAEPGDYLRYLDLPGVDTKFVEQHQRILARLLDLVLPAERIDSAFPPSDFVGRYRFRRKPRYSRFRRLDPCHIGAGFSELTVRTDELAANPPRAANILVVENETTYLALPQLPDTLAVFGEGYAVSRLAGLSWLADRHLYYWGDIDTHGFAILNQLREPFPHLESILMDRQTLLSHESRWVREPSPAFGAFANLNSVEGALYRDLVEQTFGDNVRLEQERIRFSAVTTALARIASRRG
- a CDS encoding Ig-like domain-containing protein; the protein is MSICGGRRSVRVVGSLTAVSLVGLVAVGCGRLHDASPAGQVHSALEQIRPKVAVAIRDGDLEVSPGVPVKVQVEDGTLLSVSLTSADGTAVPGQLTPDGHSWEITAPLDFSTAYRLQAEAVGLGGKATANMNFATLTPRVKTHPYLDPSDEEVVGVGQPVALRFDENVPDRKAAQDLVKISTTPPVEGAFYWINNREVRWRPEHYWAPGTRVTIDVDGYGKSLGEGVVVDGDLHSAFTVGEATFFNADDATKTVVVERNGQVIRTMPTSMGKDSTPTENGIYIIADRNEQIIMDSSTYGVPSNSPDGYRTPVDYATRMSYNGTFMHSAPWSVGAQGSYDTSHGCLNLSPEDARWVYENAKRGDVAVVRNTSGDTLSGVDGLGDWNVPWAAWKAGNADNR
- a CDS encoding ATP-binding protein, translated to MNVEAGFRLDRLEVYNWGTFTDRVWSFEQGCRNGLLTGDIGSGKSTIVDAITTLLLPAQRISYNKAAGADTRERDLRSYVLGYYKSERDEVAGTSKPVPLRKVGSFSVLLAVFTDPVTEAKVTLAQFFWFKDQGRAGQPDRFYVTAGRALSITGDFADFGTDVAVLKRRLRKAGADVQDGFPPYGKCFRRLLGIESEQAMELFHQTISMKSVANLNEFVRHHMLEPFDAAKTIDDLVAHFEDLTAAHDAVVRAREQLTQLNPLLADCAEYDKRTAAIAELHTRRDALPYYLAARKQAVLDTMLDVLGRELDDLTSQQKLAKERVDELRADQKRLELNQAGLGGNRLAEIGREVKRFDEQRDTQRERAGLLAGLLTDAALEPVSDAVQFAVRHREVGQRITTVESKKADCHNSLSEIGFQLRGVDNESSEVNAELRSLRERPSNIPARQLELRHRMCEEIGIAETELPYAGELIQVGTQHSEWEGAAERLLHGFGLSLLVSIEHYAAVSDWIDTNHLGGRVVYFKIAAGNPVDRSGPLEDEALFTKLEIKESPFEDWLDRELRHRANYSCVDTMTEFRRAHLAITKSGQIKGGRGRHEKDDRFRIGDRRNYVLGWSNQGKIDALLAAAADLERERQRLAKAQAASKTELSQLEATATALGKIDLFREFSEIDWQATARRIADLEAERAELERSSVELRRISQQLIEIGKQLSAADETAARLTGQIAVTDKEIADARNLLSAIEALLEEPVCAEHRLVFGELDIATKLLPLDTVAACDAAHTRLLADFAQRAETHVKEQRAATNRAVTKMATFRNAYPLETTELDNTIDSAAGYRELHQRLAGDDLPRFEERFKTYLNTNTIRDIAGFHAQLEKQTSQIKDRVAIINGSLRDIDYNPGRYIRLEAQQTNNLDVRDFKTQLRVCTSGALNTDDDQYSEQKFLQVKALIERFRGREGYTDIDRAWTRRVTDVRNWFVFAASERNREDDSEHENYTDSDGKSGGQKEKLAYTILAASLAYQFKLDSPDSMRTFRFVVIDEAFGRGSDESTRYGLDLFGRLGLQLLIVTPLQKIHVIEPFVAAVGFVDNKSGGYSRIQTLTIQEYRQRRLAHLAAESAISEAT
- a CDS encoding DUF3375 domain-containing protein, which translates into the protein MQFDQLESLRRQHPAWRLLRADNAPLILSFLGTVFVDENVRAISAAELESRLDDALCVLNERLGERAFPKSPTAYLTDWSAPEAGWLRKYYPPDSDEVHFDATPAVEKALAWVKSLEELAFVGTESRLNTVFELLRQMVFGAETDPLARIADLRRRRDLLDAEIAAAEQGRLALLDEVALRDRYQQFTATARELLADFRQVESNFRRLDRDLRARIATWSGAKGELLDDMLGSRDSIAESDQGRSFQAFYDFLLSHERQRELAELLERVQELQAISDPDPRMRHIHHDWLDAGGRTQATVRLLSEQLRRFLDDQVWLENRRVMDILRSIEAQAMELREIRDPAVTTELDATAPEVALPMERPLYRVSKREPLQSAGIAAADEQVDAARLFEQVYVDTEPLYAAVLAALRRRPQIGLAELVRERPIRQGVAELVTYLSLEDPMFAIVYDESRREHVSWSDPDGAERRAEVPRILFVRNNSDEEAGR
- a CDS encoding DUF4194 domain-containing protein codes for the protein MTVPAEPDLSLVVTQLMRDVLYRDIHAKQWKQLLALQAQVRDYVRVIGLTVVLDEAEGYAFLRSNPELDAEDAPAIPRLVPRRALSFHVSLLLALLRKKLAEHDARDGDVKVVLTRDQIVDLVRTFQPESSNEARLVEQIDTHINKVVELGFLRRLKDQQSFEIRRILKAFVDGQWLSEFAERLAEYAASLAGTEQQ